In one window of Brachyhypopomus gauderio isolate BG-103 chromosome 16, BGAUD_0.2, whole genome shotgun sequence DNA:
- the rwdd3 gene encoding RWD domain-containing protein 3, translating into MKMSEEAVEEMSVLSAIYCDRGEFEVIEESAQRGIAFRICTAIETADEKTPISLIFRLSPEYPHTPPDVSVNSSELSRKQCQELSTMIVNKARTLPRAPMVHELVTWVQQNSCVVTATSPCLHSPNASYSNAEGTWTALLHLDHMRAKAKYIKVIEKWTLELGLTGRLFVGKPILILLQGTKESIKEYIHLQRTAKVDVDSSGKRCKERMMSVLCEMPLPEDFKKLSTFEIKEPLSLDDLRKEFDITGSLKLYQEFVPSLL; encoded by the exons ATGAAAATGTCTGAAGAGGCAGTGGAGGAAATGTCCGTCCTATCTGCAATTTACTGCGATAGAGGCGAATTTGAGGTAATTGAAGAGTCAG CACAAAGAGGAATTGCGTTCCGCATATGCACGGCAATAGAAACAGCCGACGAGAAAACGCCAATAAGCCTAATCTTCCGGCTCTCTCCCGAATATCCTCACACGCCTCCGGATGTCAGCGTGAACTCAAGTGAGCTGTCGAGGAAACAGTGCCAAGAGCTGAGCACCATGATAGTGAACAAAGCGCGCACCCTTCCGCGCGCGCCCATGGTCCACGAGCTGGTGACTTGGGTTCAGCAGAACTCCTGTGTTGTGACTGCAACCTCACCTTGTCTCCACAGCCCAAATGCGTCGTACAGTAATGCAGAAGGAACATGGACGGCGTTGCTTCATTTAGATCATATGAGAGCCAAAGCCAAATACATTAAAGTGATTGAGAAGTGGACTTTAGAGCTGGGTCTCACTGGAAGACTCTTTGTTGGAAAACCCATTTTGATTCTACTGCAAGGGACAAAAGAAAGCATCAAG GAATATATTCACCTGCAGAGGACAGCGAAAGTTGATGTTGACTCATCAGGGAAGAGGTGTAAGGAGAGGatgatgagtgtgttgtgtgaaaTGCCACTTCCAGAAGATTTCAAGAA GTTGTCAACCTTTGAAATTAAAGAACCTTTATCTTTAGACGACCTCAGAAAGGAGTTTGATATAACTGGATCATTGAAGCTTTATCAAGAGTTTGTTCCGTCATTGCTGTAA